In Brevibacillus brevis NBRC 100599, a single genomic region encodes these proteins:
- a CDS encoding aldehyde dehydrogenase produces the protein MSQTAKENYVRKDAKLFIDGDYVDAVSGETFDTINPATNRKLASVANASEQDVKRAIDVAQRTFESGVWSEMPVDERAKILCKMADLVMERVDELALVETLDVGKPIKESRGFDIPRAAANLRFFAEMAKYMVHEHYEMRHFMSYAKYTPAGVTSLIIPWNLPFMQMTWKASAALAAGNTVVVKPASYTPLSAVMLGEIANEAGLPPGVLNILTGPGGTVGTAMTTHPHVRRISFVGESSTGKTVMRNAASHLIPVSLELGGKSANIVFEDADLDEAVKGSVEAIFRNQGEICLAGSRLLVQESVYDQFLDKFMSAVQRIKVGNPLEPDTDMGALVSRSHLETVEHYIQIGLEEGAKLGYGGKRLSALGDGNFLEPTVLYDVDNKMRVAQEEIFGPVIVIIPFCTEEDAIRIANDSAYGLAGVVWTNDLRRAHRVADRVQSGLLWINCWYVRDLRTPFGGAKDSGIGREGGRHSFEFYSEVKTVTLKL, from the coding sequence ATGAGTCAGACCGCCAAGGAAAACTATGTACGAAAAGACGCCAAGCTATTCATAGACGGCGATTACGTGGACGCTGTTTCCGGTGAAACCTTCGATACAATCAACCCAGCTACAAATCGCAAGCTGGCTTCTGTGGCCAATGCAAGTGAGCAGGATGTAAAAAGGGCGATCGACGTGGCGCAGCGTACGTTTGAGTCAGGCGTTTGGAGTGAGATGCCTGTAGATGAGCGCGCCAAGATTCTCTGCAAAATGGCTGACCTGGTGATGGAACGTGTGGACGAACTCGCTTTGGTGGAAACGCTCGATGTCGGCAAACCAATCAAAGAAAGTCGGGGCTTCGATATTCCGAGGGCGGCGGCAAATTTGCGATTTTTTGCCGAAATGGCCAAATACATGGTCCATGAGCATTATGAAATGCGCCATTTTATGTCCTACGCCAAATATACTCCGGCAGGTGTGACAAGTCTGATCATTCCATGGAATTTGCCCTTCATGCAGATGACCTGGAAAGCATCTGCGGCATTAGCGGCAGGAAATACCGTCGTTGTAAAGCCAGCCTCGTACACGCCTCTCTCGGCGGTGATGCTCGGAGAAATTGCCAATGAAGCAGGTCTGCCTCCTGGCGTGCTTAACATCCTCACTGGTCCGGGCGGGACTGTCGGGACGGCGATGACGACGCATCCCCATGTACGCCGGATCTCTTTTGTGGGAGAATCCAGCACCGGCAAGACCGTTATGAGGAATGCCGCTTCGCATCTGATTCCAGTATCGCTCGAATTAGGAGGCAAATCAGCCAATATCGTATTTGAGGATGCCGATCTTGATGAAGCGGTAAAAGGGTCGGTTGAGGCGATATTCCGCAACCAGGGTGAGATTTGTCTGGCAGGTTCGCGATTGTTGGTGCAAGAAAGCGTATATGATCAGTTTCTGGACAAATTTATGTCGGCGGTTCAAAGGATCAAGGTGGGAAATCCGCTGGAACCAGACACAGATATGGGAGCGTTGGTTTCCCGTAGTCACTTAGAGACGGTGGAGCACTACATCCAGATCGGACTGGAAGAAGGAGCCAAGCTCGGTTACGGCGGAAAACGGCTCAGCGCGCTGGGTGACGGCAATTTCCTAGAGCCAACCGTTCTTTATGATGTAGACAACAAAATGAGGGTGGCGCAGGAAGAGATTTTCGGTCCGGTCATCGTAATCATTCCATTTTGTACAGAAGAGGACGCTATTCGGATCGCCAATGATTCAGCTTACGGCTTGGCAGGTGTGGTTTGGACCAACGACCTGCGGCGCGCACATCGCGTAGCTGATCGTGTACAGTCAGGTCTTTTGTGGATCAATTGCTGGTATGTGCGTGATTTGCGAACTCCGTTTGGCGGTGCCAAAGACAGCGGGATTGGCCGTGAAGGTGGGCGTCACAGCTTCGAATTCTACTCCGAGGTAAAGACCGTCACCCTAAAATTATAG
- a CDS encoding 2-keto-4-pentenoate hydratase translates to MDIEKITRFADHLAAASREGVGVAPLTLLDPQISEIEAYHVQLKTIERKVKEGARITGKKIGLTSRAMQTLLGVEQPDYGHLLDDMIVENNGELPFEHVLQPKVEAEIAFLLKRDLEGPHVTIYDVLMATEYVVPALEIVDSRIANWQIKLEDTIADNASSGFYVLGGHPVKPQDLDLPLVGMAFYKNQELVNTGVGAAALGNPASCVAWLANKLHELGITLKAGEIILSGALSAAVEAKPGDVFHTRIAGLGSVGVRFGK, encoded by the coding sequence GTGGACATAGAAAAAATCACGCGATTCGCCGATCATTTAGCGGCGGCGAGTCGTGAAGGCGTGGGAGTCGCGCCACTCACTTTACTGGATCCACAAATCAGCGAGATTGAGGCATACCACGTACAATTGAAGACGATTGAGCGAAAAGTGAAAGAAGGCGCGAGGATTACAGGAAAAAAAATCGGCCTGACCTCTCGTGCCATGCAGACATTGCTTGGCGTGGAACAGCCGGACTATGGACATCTATTGGACGACATGATCGTGGAAAACAACGGAGAATTGCCTTTCGAGCATGTCCTTCAGCCAAAAGTAGAAGCAGAAATCGCCTTCCTGCTGAAGCGCGATCTGGAAGGACCACATGTAACCATCTATGACGTCTTGATGGCAACAGAATATGTAGTCCCCGCCTTGGAAATCGTGGATAGCCGTATAGCCAACTGGCAAATCAAACTCGAAGACACTATTGCGGATAATGCATCGTCGGGCTTCTACGTGCTGGGTGGACATCCCGTGAAACCGCAAGATTTGGATCTTCCTCTAGTAGGAATGGCGTTTTATAAAAATCAGGAGCTGGTCAATACCGGTGTGGGTGCCGCCGCATTGGGCAATCCCGCATCCTGTGTGGCATGGTTAGCGAACAAGCTGCACGAATTAGGGATTACACTTAAAGCAGGAGAAATCATTTTGTCCGGTGCGTTATCGGCTGCGGTTGAAGCTAAGCCGGGGGATGTATTTCATACACGGATTGCTGGACTTGGTTCCGTAGGAGTCAGGTTCGGCAAGTAA
- a CDS encoding acetaldehyde dehydrogenase (acetylating) yields MRKVKVAILGSGNIGTDLMIKLGRSPILELTSMIGIDPDSDGLRRAKAAGYYVFDGGLQPFLESGAELADIVFDATSAKAHILHAKALREAGKFAIDLTPAAVGPYVVPSVNLGAHLNETNINLITCGGQATIPIVHAIGSVSPVSYAEIVATISSKSAGPGTRSNIDEFTETTAQGIEAIGGAKKGKAIIILNPAEPPILMRDTVYAVVDEGADRQAIVKAIHQTVAYIQSYVPGYRLRSEPIFDENKITVFFEVEGAGNYLPTYSGNLDIMTATAVKVAEEYAKYVVGIGTSM; encoded by the coding sequence ATGAGGAAAGTAAAAGTAGCCATACTCGGTTCGGGTAACATCGGGACAGACCTGATGATCAAGCTGGGAAGGTCGCCAATTCTTGAACTGACGTCCATGATTGGAATCGATCCTGATTCGGATGGTCTGCGTAGAGCAAAGGCTGCTGGATACTACGTATTTGACGGCGGATTACAACCGTTTTTGGAAAGCGGTGCGGAACTTGCGGATATCGTCTTTGACGCTACGTCAGCCAAAGCACATATTCTGCATGCCAAGGCGCTCCGGGAGGCTGGAAAGTTCGCCATCGATCTGACGCCTGCTGCTGTGGGGCCCTACGTAGTACCATCTGTGAATCTCGGTGCGCATTTGAATGAAACGAACATCAATCTGATCACATGCGGCGGCCAGGCTACGATTCCGATCGTTCATGCGATAGGGAGTGTGAGTCCAGTCAGTTATGCAGAGATCGTGGCCACTATTTCCAGTAAAAGCGCGGGTCCTGGCACACGTTCCAACATCGATGAATTTACAGAGACGACCGCCCAAGGTATCGAAGCGATCGGCGGAGCGAAGAAAGGCAAGGCGATCATCATCCTGAATCCGGCGGAGCCACCGATCCTGATGAGGGATACGGTCTATGCCGTAGTGGACGAAGGTGCGGACCGACAGGCGATCGTGAAGGCTATTCACCAGACCGTTGCCTATATTCAATCATACGTTCCTGGTTACCGCCTGCGCTCAGAACCGATCTTTGATGAAAACAAAATCACCGTTTTTTTTGAAGTGGAGGGCGCGGGTAACTACCTCCCTACTTATTCAGGCAATCTGGATATCATGACGGCGACAGCGGTAAAGGTAGCAGAGGAGTATGCCAAGTATGTTGTCGGCATCGGCACGAGTATGTAG
- the dmpG gene encoding 4-hydroxy-2-oxovalerate aldolase — protein sequence MTRDIVITEVALRDGSHAINHQFTVEQVVEVASALDEANVPYIEVSHGDGLAGSSLQYGLSRTPELELIEAAVSVCKQAKVGVLLLPGIGTIKDLKTAAALGVGMARIATHATEADVSAQHIYQAKELGLTTAGFLMMAHMAAPEKLAEQARLMQSYGADVVYIVDSAGALLPDQAGERVRALKQCLHVPVGFHAHNNLSLAMANTLVAIQEGATWIDGSVRCLGAGAGNTQTEVLLAVLDRMGIQTGVDLYKMMDLAEDIVSPILQVPQEITRDALVLGYAGVYSSFRLHAERAARKFGIDSRDILIELGRRKVVGGQEDMIVDVAAEIAQRYSSTKIR from the coding sequence ATGACTCGTGATATTGTGATCACTGAGGTAGCGCTTCGAGATGGAAGCCATGCGATCAACCACCAGTTTACCGTGGAGCAAGTAGTCGAGGTGGCCAGTGCATTAGATGAAGCGAACGTACCGTACATTGAAGTCTCCCATGGAGACGGATTGGCGGGATCATCCCTGCAGTATGGGCTATCCAGGACCCCTGAACTGGAGCTGATCGAGGCTGCCGTTTCCGTTTGTAAACAAGCGAAAGTGGGCGTGCTCTTGCTGCCGGGAATCGGCACGATCAAAGATTTGAAGACGGCTGCAGCGCTGGGGGTAGGCATGGCAAGAATCGCCACACATGCGACCGAAGCGGACGTCTCCGCTCAGCATATTTATCAGGCGAAAGAGCTTGGCTTGACGACAGCTGGCTTTTTGATGATGGCGCATATGGCTGCTCCGGAAAAACTGGCGGAGCAAGCTAGACTCATGCAAAGCTATGGAGCCGATGTCGTGTACATCGTCGATTCAGCTGGCGCTCTGCTACCTGATCAAGCAGGGGAACGAGTCCGAGCATTGAAGCAATGTCTGCATGTTCCCGTTGGCTTCCACGCACACAACAATTTGTCTTTAGCCATGGCCAATACGCTCGTTGCCATTCAAGAGGGCGCTACCTGGATTGACGGCAGTGTTCGGTGCTTGGGTGCAGGTGCGGGCAATACACAAACCGAGGTTCTTCTTGCTGTATTGGATCGTATGGGTATTCAGACAGGCGTCGATCTGTACAAAATGATGGACCTGGCAGAGGATATCGTTTCGCCGATTCTTCAAGTACCACAGGAGATTACCAGAGACGCTCTGGTTCTCGGATACGCGGGTGTCTATTCCAGCTTCCGGCTTCATGCTGAGCGTGCAGCTAGGAAATTCGGTATCGACTCCCGAGATATTTTGATCGAGCTGGGACGACGAAAGGTCGTGGGCGGACAAGAAGACATGATCGTCGATGTCGCAGCGGAAATCGCCCAACGGTACAGCTCTACCAAAATCAGATAG
- a CDS encoding 2-keto-4-pentenoate hydratase — protein MQSELLYKRLAQKLVDAELNREVVVKLTAEYPELTVEDGYRIQDELVSLKLEQGHRIFATKMGLTSQAKMKQMNVHEPIRGYIFDYMNIEDGILPINELIHPKVEAEIAFVLREDLEGPGITEGHVLAATDYVVPALEIIDSRYAQFQFSLPDVIADNTSSSRVFIGSTWRKPDDLDLDLVGVTLSINGELKDLGAGAAVLGHPAHAVAMLANMLAREGRKLYKGDLILSGGITGSHQLREGDVVVAKWGGLGSIEFVVKTR, from the coding sequence GTGCAATCGGAACTATTGTACAAAAGGTTGGCTCAGAAGCTGGTGGATGCGGAGTTAAATAGGGAGGTGGTCGTGAAACTGACGGCTGAATACCCTGAGCTGACCGTGGAAGATGGATATCGTATTCAAGATGAGTTGGTTTCCCTTAAGCTTGAGCAGGGACATCGAATCTTTGCCACTAAAATGGGTTTGACCAGTCAGGCAAAAATGAAGCAAATGAATGTGCACGAACCGATTCGTGGCTACATTTTTGACTATATGAATATCGAGGACGGCATTCTGCCGATCAATGAATTGATTCATCCCAAAGTGGAAGCGGAAATCGCCTTTGTTTTGCGTGAGGATTTGGAAGGACCTGGCATCACGGAGGGTCATGTCCTGGCAGCCACTGATTATGTGGTTCCCGCACTAGAGATTATTGACAGCAGGTATGCGCAGTTCCAGTTTTCCTTACCGGATGTCATTGCCGACAATACTTCATCTTCACGTGTGTTTATCGGATCGACCTGGAGAAAGCCTGATGATCTTGATCTCGATTTGGTTGGCGTTACTCTTTCGATCAATGGCGAGCTCAAAGACTTGGGCGCTGGTGCGGCGGTTCTCGGTCATCCAGCCCACGCGGTCGCGATGCTGGCGAATATGCTTGCTCGCGAAGGACGCAAGCTGTACAAAGGAGATTTGATATTGTCCGGGGGCATTACCGGTTCCCACCAACTACGGGAAGGGGATGTGGTAGTCGCCAAATGGGGTGGCCTCGGAAGCATTGAGTTTGTCGTGAAAACGAGATAG
- a CDS encoding TetR/AcrR family transcriptional regulator, translating into MNKSEATRQKILETTTWLIGQYGIEKASLSMIAQSVGIQKPSIYYYYASKEELIDAVFAWILDGYSFEQYFQIHEYTKKNFVEKMVRDGLQLLGEEPTDAQMLVVQVLNEFLLYGNRESSHNKEYRLKIKAIQEGFIDGFFRLLQKGEEFGHTDSKGLREKACVLALTLDNLSNYPLIGIQLDVSAVWRETVTSVLSKKGDCK; encoded by the coding sequence ATGAATAAAAGCGAAGCAACACGACAAAAAATTCTTGAAACGACTACATGGTTGATCGGGCAGTATGGAATTGAGAAAGCTTCCCTTTCCATGATTGCTCAGTCTGTAGGCATACAGAAGCCATCCATCTATTATTATTACGCTTCGAAAGAGGAACTAATAGACGCTGTATTCGCATGGATTTTAGATGGATATAGTTTTGAACAATACTTTCAGATTCATGAGTATACGAAAAAGAATTTTGTAGAGAAGATGGTTCGTGATGGCTTGCAATTGTTAGGTGAAGAGCCTACAGATGCACAAATGCTTGTTGTACAGGTATTAAATGAATTTCTTTTATATGGAAACCGAGAATCTTCCCATAATAAAGAGTACCGATTAAAAATTAAGGCCATTCAGGAAGGCTTTATTGACGGTTTTTTTCGATTACTACAAAAAGGTGAAGAATTTGGTCACACTGATTCAAAAGGATTACGTGAAAAAGCATGTGTATTAGCGTTAACACTCGATAACTTATCAAACTATCCGCTGATCGGCATTCAACTAGATGTATCAGCTGTATGGAGAGAAACCGTTACAAGTGTATTATCTAAAAAAGGAGACTGTAAATGA
- a CDS encoding YqeB family protein, which translates to MSKNHTILHFSKTDKVILWLGFPLIGLVFGWFLPSIAKWGSSLPWIPFQGPLQLIAAYNGAWVGIVTMILGLIAGIALTLLSFHESLETSVYDDKVTCKLRDDEILFKKKDISLVFMDKKQLVFLGHDEKELFRSKQELTKNTVGAAFRKHDYAWSDTDPFQHDFKIWVVDSPDLSPAANALLKAREIAIEKGNDKEAFQLAQELWKLRVSVKEKEKRQYYR; encoded by the coding sequence ATGAGCAAGAATCATACAATATTACATTTTTCAAAAACGGATAAGGTTATCTTGTGGCTTGGTTTCCCGCTTATCGGTTTAGTGTTCGGCTGGTTTCTTCCGAGTATTGCTAAATGGGGCAGCTCTTTGCCATGGATACCCTTCCAGGGACCCTTACAACTAATTGCCGCCTATAATGGAGCATGGGTTGGCATTGTTACGATGATCCTTGGCCTGATTGCAGGCATTGCCTTGACTCTACTCTCATTCCATGAAAGCTTAGAAACGTCTGTCTACGATGATAAAGTTACCTGTAAACTTCGAGATGATGAAATTCTTTTTAAAAAGAAGGATATCTCCCTTGTATTTATGGATAAAAAGCAATTGGTGTTTTTAGGTCATGATGAGAAGGAACTATTTCGTTCTAAGCAAGAGCTTACGAAAAACACAGTAGGTGCTGCATTTAGAAAGCATGATTATGCTTGGAGCGATACGGACCCATTTCAACATGATTTTAAAATATGGGTTGTGGATTCTCCTGACCTTTCTCCTGCTGCGAATGCTCTATTAAAAGCAAGAGAAATAGCCATTGAAAAAGGAAATGATAAAGAAGCTTTCCAATTGGCTCAAGAACTTTGGAAACTAAGAGTATCCGTAAAAGAAAAAGAAAAAAGGCAATATTATCGATAA
- a CDS encoding MBL fold metallo-hydrolase, with amino-acid sequence MSTIEQITEHILIMHASHDTDRPILAAITGERKTLLIDAGNSPAHAALFRQELQRLGVRLPDLLILTHWHWDHTFGMSEWDLPTIAQAKTAHSLSKLMGLNWSDEVMEQLCTEKIINASTMAHIKKEYGMNRDLIRIVDPDILFDESITIDLGGVTCQVNLVGGDHSEDSCYVYVKEDQTLFLGDALGPSVYGGPRSYTASRFLRVLKQAYQSEAILFVESHGRPLDRAAFQRELRDWEQLALLTEQYGQNREQIVSAMCTFLQVSELPHEFSEALEWFMVGAAYQ; translated from the coding sequence ATGTCCACGATCGAACAGATTACCGAGCATATCTTGATTATGCATGCAAGTCATGACACGGATCGCCCCATCCTAGCAGCCATTACAGGGGAAAGAAAAACTCTCTTGATTGATGCGGGAAATTCACCGGCGCATGCCGCGTTATTTCGTCAGGAGTTGCAAAGGCTAGGCGTTCGCCTTCCAGATCTGCTCATACTGACTCATTGGCACTGGGATCATACATTCGGAATGTCAGAATGGGATCTACCTACCATCGCGCAGGCAAAAACCGCACATTCATTGAGCAAGCTGATGGGGCTGAATTGGTCGGATGAAGTCATGGAACAGCTCTGTACGGAGAAGATCATCAATGCCAGCACAATGGCTCACATCAAAAAAGAGTACGGAATGAACCGGGACTTGATCCGAATCGTCGATCCGGATATCCTATTCGATGAATCGATTACGATCGACCTTGGTGGCGTGACATGTCAGGTGAACCTTGTCGGAGGGGATCATTCGGAAGATTCGTGCTATGTGTACGTAAAAGAGGATCAAACTCTGTTCTTGGGAGATGCCTTGGGGCCCTCTGTTTATGGCGGACCGCGCAGTTATACAGCCTCCCGTTTTCTGCGCGTGTTGAAGCAAGCGTACCAGTCTGAAGCAATCCTTTTCGTGGAATCGCACGGCCGCCCATTGGATCGAGCTGCCTTTCAAAGGGAACTCCGTGATTGGGAGCAGCTAGCTCTGCTCACAGAGCAATACGGACAAAACAGAGAACAGATCGTAAGCGCGATGTGTACCTTCCTCCAGGTGTCAGAGCTTCCTCATGAATTTTCAGAAGCTCTCGAATGGTTCATGGTAGGAGCTGCCTACCAATGA
- a CDS encoding DUF1273 domain-containing protein translates to MLKRLFVSGYKAHELGIFNEKNPGLAIIKKALKRELVRFLEEELEWVIISGQLGVEMWAAETVLELKKEYPHLKLAVITPFLNQEEKWKEETQDYYRNIVTQADYINSVYQTPYQGAWQLGEKDKFLLSNSDGILLVYDEENEGSPKFLSKLAAKKADNSDYQLFRINAYDLQAIAEEQQQELYNDSF, encoded by the coding sequence ATGTTAAAACGGTTATTTGTTTCAGGATACAAGGCTCACGAGCTTGGAATATTTAATGAAAAAAATCCGGGATTAGCAATTATAAAGAAAGCACTGAAGCGGGAGCTCGTCAGATTCCTTGAGGAAGAGTTGGAATGGGTCATCATATCAGGTCAACTTGGGGTAGAAATGTGGGCAGCCGAAACTGTTCTGGAATTAAAGAAGGAGTATCCACATTTAAAACTGGCGGTAATTACTCCATTTTTGAATCAAGAGGAAAAGTGGAAAGAAGAGACACAGGATTACTACCGAAATATTGTGACGCAAGCCGATTATATCAATAGTGTCTATCAAACACCTTACCAAGGAGCTTGGCAGCTTGGAGAGAAAGACAAATTTTTGCTATCGAATTCAGATGGGATCTTGTTAGTTTACGATGAAGAAAACGAAGGCTCCCCGAAATTTTTAAGTAAGCTTGCCGCAAAAAAAGCAGATAATAGCGATTATCAGTTGTTTCGAATCAACGCATATGACTTACAGGCCATTGCAGAGGAACAGCAGCAAGAATTATACAATGACTCCTTCTAA
- a CDS encoding FMN-binding glutamate synthase family protein has protein sequence MGSKWMSFDIGSFTGTMTAILFSGILALMFSRSLLQWIIGRFTKRLMNERYPENIWEMVTALTRLPPRILIENSLRASEGAVIERPFGSPRKFLTYDGLIFSPAQLATLVTPEDVDIDMRITIGPQAKKPLSLEIPIMAGGMGYGIGVSEKAKIAIAKGTAAVGTLTNTGEGGFLPEERQNAKHLIIQYHSGKWSKEPEILKQADAIEIHIGQGAIAGAGSFIPSEYVQGRARKILKVENDDYVVIPSRHKDINKPQDLRKVVDHLRALTGGIPIGVKICASAKIEADLEVAIFAGVDFVSIDGGQAGSKGGPPILEDDFGIPTIYAVSRAVHYLQKRGMKEKITLLSGGGYFTPSDCLKAFALGVDGVYMGTALLWAMTHDQVTKAIPWEPPTQLVFYPGSLTAQFDEQEAAKYLENFLTSFVEEMKVAILALGKTSVHQVGVDDLAALDELTSKVTKVPLAYEPYILSKEFMDSLLVPSEDDTDQLRPML, from the coding sequence ATGGGAAGTAAATGGATGTCTTTTGACATCGGATCATTTACGGGTACAATGACAGCCATTCTATTTTCAGGAATTCTAGCGCTTATGTTTTCCAGGTCGTTGCTGCAATGGATCATTGGCCGGTTCACGAAGCGGCTCATGAATGAACGGTATCCCGAAAACATTTGGGAAATGGTAACGGCTTTGACTCGCCTGCCACCAAGAATTTTGATTGAAAATAGCTTGCGAGCTTCAGAAGGGGCCGTCATTGAAAGACCGTTTGGGAGTCCGCGTAAATTTCTTACTTACGACGGACTTATCTTTTCACCGGCACAACTGGCTACGTTAGTCACCCCTGAAGATGTAGATATAGATATGCGGATTACCATCGGACCTCAGGCAAAAAAACCTTTGTCGCTGGAAATCCCCATTATGGCAGGGGGAATGGGGTATGGAATTGGTGTGTCAGAGAAAGCAAAGATAGCGATTGCAAAAGGAACAGCTGCAGTCGGCACATTAACAAATACGGGTGAAGGGGGGTTTTTACCCGAAGAGAGACAAAACGCCAAACATCTAATTATTCAATACCACAGCGGTAAGTGGTCAAAAGAGCCAGAAATTCTCAAACAGGCCGATGCAATCGAAATCCATATCGGGCAAGGAGCTATTGCTGGTGCGGGGAGTTTTATCCCTTCGGAGTACGTTCAGGGAAGAGCCAGAAAAATCTTGAAAGTGGAGAATGATGATTATGTCGTGATTCCTTCCAGGCATAAGGATATCAATAAACCGCAAGATCTTCGCAAAGTAGTTGATCATCTGCGCGCCCTTACTGGTGGAATCCCCATTGGAGTTAAAATATGTGCAAGCGCAAAGATTGAAGCCGATTTAGAAGTCGCCATTTTTGCAGGGGTTGATTTTGTGAGCATCGATGGCGGACAGGCAGGATCTAAGGGCGGACCTCCCATCTTGGAGGACGATTTTGGAATTCCCACCATTTATGCCGTTTCACGTGCCGTACATTACTTACAAAAACGCGGGATGAAGGAAAAAATCACCTTGTTAAGCGGAGGAGGATACTTCACGCCATCTGATTGCTTGAAAGCATTTGCGTTGGGCGTTGATGGTGTCTATATGGGGACGGCACTCCTTTGGGCGATGACGCATGATCAGGTAACAAAAGCAATTCCTTGGGAACCTCCTACTCAACTTGTTTTTTATCCGGGAAGTTTAACTGCTCAATTTGATGAGCAAGAAGCAGCAAAGTATTTAGAGAACTTTCTTACGTCTTTTGTGGAAGAAATGAAAGTCGCGATTCTTGCACTGGGAAAAACATCTGTTCATCAAGTTGGCGTAGATGATCTTGCAGCCCTTGATGAATTGACGAGCAAGGTAACAAAAGTCCCTCTTGCCTATGAACCGTATATCCTGTCCAAAGAGTTTATGGACTCGCTATTGGTTCCGAGCGAGGATGACACTGATCAATTGAGGCCTATGCTGTGA
- a CDS encoding LuxR C-terminal-related transcriptional regulator: protein MLDKGASKTDYLKVLQFIDSILVPAESFRKQVLLSLSQLFGFNRSIFWTADRQGNLCDPLTYNVEDRLIQEYVSYYFQFDLLHPQKILHLISTSKALRINDIMSYEEYEQSVYYKQFMQVYGNYDMISVYLEKENKLVGGIGLARSKQEKGFTADDAQVLGTLAKHIANTLAMHTRVEEMENEKLLFETHSNMSSIGMIIVEPPAFIRYVNPAARDICIELTCGNIWTNPIKAFIGQLLADHSTNRLPAYVTTVHSPTLQEVTIHVQHSFQTQASYQRKLQYVIYLVPKSKIASRIASHDSNKLALLTPKEWEVYELVQQGSTNKQISGKLHISLNTVKRHLQNIYKKMEVTNRTSLCYKINW from the coding sequence TTGCTGGATAAGGGCGCATCGAAAACAGATTATTTGAAAGTTCTACAATTTATCGACTCCATTCTGGTTCCCGCAGAGAGTTTTCGCAAGCAGGTATTGCTTTCGCTGTCACAACTATTTGGTTTTAACAGATCTATCTTTTGGACAGCTGACAGACAAGGCAATTTATGCGATCCGCTCACCTACAACGTCGAGGACCGACTAATCCAAGAATATGTTTCCTATTATTTTCAATTCGATTTGCTGCATCCCCAAAAGATTCTTCACCTGATTTCTACCAGCAAGGCTTTGCGGATCAATGACATCATGTCCTATGAGGAATATGAACAATCTGTTTACTATAAACAATTTATGCAAGTATACGGAAACTACGATATGATTAGTGTTTATCTGGAAAAGGAAAACAAATTGGTGGGCGGTATTGGATTGGCACGCTCCAAACAGGAAAAAGGGTTTACCGCTGATGATGCCCAAGTATTGGGGACCCTTGCCAAGCATATTGCCAATACTTTGGCCATGCATACACGTGTGGAAGAGATGGAGAATGAAAAATTACTGTTTGAGACCCATTCCAATATGTCCTCCATCGGCATGATTATCGTCGAGCCCCCTGCCTTTATCCGCTATGTGAATCCGGCGGCCCGGGACATTTGCATCGAATTGACCTGTGGGAATATATGGACGAATCCGATCAAAGCCTTTATTGGGCAGCTTCTGGCAGACCATTCTACCAACAGGCTCCCTGCTTATGTCACGACAGTGCATTCACCTACACTGCAGGAAGTAACGATACATGTCCAGCACTCGTTTCAGACTCAAGCTTCCTATCAAAGAAAGCTTCAATATGTTATATACCTTGTCCCCAAAAGCAAAATAGCCAGCCGAATTGCATCGCATGACAGTAACAAGCTTGCCCTCCTGACCCCGAAAGAGTGGGAAGTTTACGAGCTTGTGCAGCAAGGATCTACAAACAAACAGATTTCGGGCAAATTACACATCAGTCTGAATACGGTCAAAAGGCACTTGCAAAATATTTATAAGAAAATGGAAGTAACGAACAGAACGAGCTTGTGTTACAAGATTAACTGGTAG